From a region of the Paenibacillus sp. R14(2021) genome:
- a CDS encoding epoxide hydrolase family protein: MTQTTTQATAIRPFHVNVPEEEINELKRRINATRWPDKETVSDRSQGTTLGTMQEVARYWANEYDWRKVEAKINSYPHFLTEIDGLDIHFIHVRSKHENALPTLIAHGWPGSIVEQLKLIEPLTNPTAHGGTEADAFHVVIPSMPGYGYSGKPTAKGWGPKRIARAYGELMTRLGYDKYVAQGGDWGSIVIDMMGVQEPKGLIGLHTNMAGVIPADVDAALWSGSPAPSGLSEEEKKAFEQVRENKFYYAFIMGDRPQSLTALADSPVGLAAFMMDHDYKSLAMKSRSFAGVNEGLSRDDVLDNISHFWFTNSAISAARLYGENDVSFFAVKGVKLPVGVSVFPDELYEAPKSWTEKAYPNLVHYNKLPKGGHFAGWEQPEHIVSEVRATFKSLR, translated from the coding sequence ATGACACAAACAACTACTCAAGCAACTGCGATTCGCCCGTTCCACGTGAACGTTCCGGAAGAAGAAATTAACGAACTGAAACGCCGCATTAACGCAACCAGATGGCCGGATAAAGAAACGGTCTCGGACCGGTCGCAAGGCACGACGCTTGGAACGATGCAAGAGGTTGCTCGTTACTGGGCGAACGAATACGACTGGCGCAAAGTCGAAGCGAAAATAAACTCTTATCCGCATTTCCTTACCGAGATCGACGGTCTCGACATTCATTTCATTCATGTTCGTTCGAAGCATGAGAATGCGTTGCCAACGCTTATTGCTCACGGCTGGCCGGGTTCGATCGTCGAGCAATTGAAGCTGATCGAGCCGCTGACGAATCCGACGGCGCACGGCGGAACCGAAGCGGATGCTTTCCACGTCGTCATTCCGTCGATGCCTGGCTACGGGTATTCGGGCAAGCCGACCGCGAAAGGCTGGGGTCCTAAGCGGATCGCGCGCGCTTATGGCGAGCTGATGACTCGTCTTGGTTACGACAAATACGTAGCGCAGGGCGGCGACTGGGGCTCAATCGTCATCGACATGATGGGCGTGCAAGAGCCTAAAGGATTGATCGGTCTGCATACGAATATGGCGGGCGTCATTCCAGCCGACGTGGATGCCGCGCTCTGGTCCGGTAGCCCGGCGCCATCCGGTCTCTCGGAGGAAGAGAAGAAAGCGTTCGAGCAAGTTCGCGAAAATAAATTCTATTACGCCTTCATCATGGGAGACCGCCCGCAGTCGTTGACGGCACTTGCGGATTCGCCTGTCGGTTTGGCCGCCTTCATGATGGACCACGACTATAAGAGCCTAGCTATGAAATCTAGATCTTTTGCCGGTGTCAACGAAGGTCTATCGCGCGATGACGTTCTCGATAACATCTCGCATTTCTGGTTCACGAACTCTGCGATTTCCGCGGCTCGTCTCTACGGAGAGAACGATGTTTCCTTCTTCGCCGTCAAAGGCGTCAAACTCCCGGTTGGCGTCAGCGTATTCCCGGACGAGCTTTATGAAGCACCGAAGAGTTGGACAGAGAAGGCATATCCGAACCTGGTCCACTACAACAAGCTGCCTAAAGGCGGACACTTCGCGGGTTGGGAGCAGCCGGAGCACATCGTTTCCGAAGTTCGCGCGACGTTCAAGTCGCTGCGCTAA